In Eleutherodactylus coqui strain aEleCoq1 chromosome 11, aEleCoq1.hap1, whole genome shotgun sequence, a single window of DNA contains:
- the LOC136582642 gene encoding histone H4, translating into MSGRGKGGKGLGKGGAKRHRKVLRDNIQGITKPAIRRLARRGGVKRISGLIYEETRGVLKVFLENVIRDAVTYTEHAKRKTVTAMDVVYALKRQGRTLYGFGG; encoded by the coding sequence ATGTCTGGTCGCGGTAAAGGAGGGAAAGGTCTTGGGAAGGGCGGCGCCAAGCGGCACAGGAAGGtgctccgtgataacatccagggcatcaccaagcctgccatccgccgTCTAGCTCGCAGGGGAGGCGTCAAGCGTATCTCTGGTCTCATCTATGAAGAGACTCGCGGCGtcctgaaagtcttcctggagaatgtgatccgcgacgccgtcacctacaccgagcacgccaagcggaagaccgtcaccgctatggacgtggtgtacgcgctcaagcgccagggccgcactctctacggcttcggaggttaa
- the LOC136582599 gene encoding histone H3: MARTKQTARKSTGGKAPRKQLATKAARKSAPATGGVKKPHRYRPGTVALREIRRYQKSTELLIRKLPFQRLVREIAQDFKTDLRFQSSAVMALQEASEAYLVGLFEDTNLCAIHAKRVTIMPKDIQLARRIRGERA; encoded by the coding sequence ATGGCCAGAACCAAGCAGACCGCTCGTAAATCCACCGGAGGGAAAGCTCCCCGCAAGCAGCTGGCTACGAAGGCCGCCAGGAAGAGCGCTCCTGCCACCGGCGGAGTGAAGAAGCCTCACCGCTACCGTCCAGGTACagtggctctccgtgaaatccgtCGCTACCAGAAGTCCACCGAGCTGCTGATTCGTAAGCTTCCCTTTCAGCGCCTGGTGAGAGAGATCGCCCAGGACTTCAAGACTGACCTGCGCTTCCAGAGCTCAGCGGTCATGGCCCTGCAGGAGGCCAGCGAGGCTTACCTGGTAGGACTGTTCGAGGACACCAATCTGTGCGCCATCCACGCCAAGCGGGTCACCATCATGCCCAAAGACATCCAGCTGGCCCGCAGGATTCGCGGAGAGAGGGCTTAG
- the LOC136582600 gene encoding histone H1B-like codes for MAETAPAAAPPAAEPAAKSKKQPKKSAAGGAKKSKKASGPGVSELIVRAVSASKERSGVSLAALKKALAAGGYDVEKNNSRLKLAVKSLVTKGSLLQVKGSGASGSFKLNKKQETKDKPAKKKPASAAKPKKPAGAKKAAKSPKKPKKAPAKSPKKAKKTAAAAAKKVAKSPKKASKPKAAPKPKKVTKSPAKKAAKPKAAKSPAKKAVKAKKSAAKK; via the coding sequence ATGgcagaaaccgcgccagccgccgCTCCTCCTGCCGCCGAGCCGGCTGCCAAATCCAAGAAGCAGCCGAAGAAATCCGCCGCAGGGGGCGCCAAGAAAAGCAAGAAGGCCTCCGGTCCCGGCGTGTCGGAGCTGATCGTCAGAGCCGTGTCCGCCTCTAAAGAGCGCAGCGGGGTGTCTCTAGCCGCCCTGAAGAAGGCTCTGGCTGCCGGAGGGTACGATGTAGAGAAGAATAACAGCCGCCTGAAGCTGGCCGTCAAGTCTCTGGTCACCAAGGGCAGCCTGCTCCAGGTGAAAGGCAGCGGCGCCTCCGGCTCCTTCAAGCTGAACAAGAAGCAGGAGACTAAGGACAAGCCGGCCAAAAAGAAGCCAGCGTCTGCGGCCAAGCCCAAGAAGCCCGCTGGAGCCAAGAAAGCGGCGAAATCTCCTAAGAAGCCCAAGAAGGCTCCGGCCAAAAGCccgaaaaaagcaaagaaaactgCAGCGGCCGCCGCCAAGAAAGTGGCCAAGAGCCCGAAGAAAGCCTCAAAGCCGAAGGCCGCCCCAAAGCCCAAGAAGGTGACGAAGAGTCCGGCTAAGAAGGCGGCCAAACCCAAAGCTGCCAAGAGTCCGGCTAAGAAGGCTGTTAAAGCCAAGAAGAGTGCGGCTAAGAAATAA